A single genomic interval of Litoreibacter ponti harbors:
- a CDS encoding ABC transporter permease, whose product MFETQERNTHFRSALGLAELIYVSTVRHLRKNHSNAIIGLMMNMMQTVVFVAAFYLMFVVLGLRGSAIRGDFILYLLSGIFLFLTHNKAMSAVMGAEGPTSAMMKHAPMNTAISIVSAALSCLYLQTLSVLLILFGVHVAWHPVVIEEPVLAGAMFLLAWLSGVGVGMLFLALKPWLPEISLLLSTIYSRANMIASGKMFVANAMPSYVIAFFDWNPLFHCIDQARGFTFINYNPHFSSWEYPLTVTIILIMIGLMGEFYTRRHVSVSWGAGR is encoded by the coding sequence ATGTTTGAGACGCAGGAACGCAATACCCATTTCCGCTCGGCCCTTGGCCTGGCGGAGCTGATCTATGTCAGCACGGTGCGCCATCTGCGCAAGAACCATTCCAACGCCATCATTGGCCTGATGATGAACATGATGCAGACCGTTGTGTTCGTGGCGGCGTTCTACCTGATGTTTGTCGTGCTCGGGCTGCGCGGCTCCGCGATCCGGGGCGATTTCATTTTGTATCTGTTGTCTGGGATTTTCCTTTTTCTGACCCATAACAAGGCGATGAGCGCCGTCATGGGCGCGGAGGGTCCGACCTCGGCCATGATGAAGCACGCACCGATGAACACGGCGATTTCCATCGTGTCCGCAGCGCTGTCCTGCCTCTACTTGCAAACCCTGTCGGTGCTGCTGATCCTGTTCGGCGTGCACGTCGCATGGCACCCGGTTGTCATCGAAGAGCCCGTTCTGGCCGGCGCGATGTTCCTGCTGGCTTGGCTGTCGGGCGTCGGGGTCGGCATGCTATTCTTGGCGCTCAAGCCTTGGCTGCCGGAAATCTCGTTGCTTTTGTCCACGATTTACAGCCGGGCCAACATGATCGCATCAGGCAAGATGTTCGTGGCCAACGCTATGCCCAGCTACGTGATCGCCTTCTTTGACTGGAACCCGCTGTTCCACTGCATCGATCAGGCGCGCGGCTTTACGTTCATCAACTACAATCCACATTTCTCGTCGTGGGAGTATCCCCTGACGGTTACGATAATCCTCATCATGATCGGGTTGATGGGCGAGTTTTATACCCGCCGCCATGTCTCGGTCAGCTGGGGGGCGGGTCGCTAA
- a CDS encoding glycosyltransferase family 2 protein, producing the protein MSDVSVSVVIVSRNRPDDLRKCLRALKFQTLRPFEVVVVGNTRPPQDAQIKFVAFDEPNISAARNLGIEQSAGEIIAFIDDDAIAEPTWLTRLVAPLDDPSVSASGGFVRGRNGISFQWKAETIGKDGSSEAIEARETTVFRGDETDAIKLQGTNCAFRREPLVSIGGFDESFRFFLDEADVCLRLHTEGYAVAVVPDAEVQHGFAASALRGKDRRPTSLFEIAASHAYFVKKHNNSGEIEPLLGEQTVRLNRLLEQGLLEPKDYRKLKQELDAGLQDGKARTSQIRATWSEPGDFLPYVEGTPKDHVYLSCRRSDRAVTFQQARELGASGVPVTVLVLSLTSLYHRRWFHEDGFWVQTGGIFGKSTRSDRLFSLYSRSKRSAREIEMLKQIRD; encoded by the coding sequence ATGAGCGATGTTTCGGTCTCTGTGGTCATTGTGAGCCGCAATCGACCGGATGATCTGCGTAAGTGCCTTCGGGCGCTGAAATTTCAGACACTACGCCCGTTCGAAGTGGTTGTTGTCGGAAACACACGACCTCCCCAAGATGCCCAGATCAAATTCGTGGCCTTCGACGAGCCCAATATCTCTGCCGCACGCAACCTCGGGATCGAACAGTCGGCGGGTGAGATCATCGCTTTCATCGACGATGATGCGATTGCGGAGCCGACGTGGCTCACAAGACTTGTGGCCCCGTTGGATGATCCGAGCGTGTCGGCAAGCGGCGGGTTTGTACGAGGGCGCAACGGAATCAGTTTTCAATGGAAGGCAGAGACGATCGGGAAGGATGGAAGCTCCGAAGCCATTGAGGCTAGAGAGACGACCGTCTTCCGAGGAGACGAAACAGACGCGATCAAGCTGCAAGGCACCAACTGCGCATTCCGCCGCGAGCCGCTGGTCTCGATTGGCGGTTTCGACGAGAGTTTTCGCTTCTTTCTTGACGAGGCCGACGTCTGTTTGCGGCTTCACACCGAAGGCTATGCAGTCGCGGTCGTACCCGATGCAGAAGTTCAACACGGCTTTGCCGCGAGTGCGTTGCGCGGGAAGGATCGGCGGCCGACCTCGCTGTTCGAGATCGCGGCGAGCCATGCGTACTTCGTGAAGAAACATAACAACTCAGGTGAAATAGAGCCTTTACTGGGCGAACAGACTGTTCGGTTGAACCGCCTCCTGGAACAAGGCCTGCTTGAGCCGAAGGATTACCGAAAGCTGAAGCAAGAGCTTGATGCAGGCTTGCAGGATGGTAAGGCGCGCACTTCGCAGATCAGGGCGACGTGGTCTGAGCCTGGCGATTTCCTCCCTTACGTCGAGGGTACCCCGAAGGACCACGTCTATCTGAGCTGTCGAAGGTCAGATCGTGCCGTTACCTTTCAACAGGCTCGGGAATTGGGTGCATCCGGGGTCCCTGTGACGGTCTTGGTCTTGTCGCTCACATCGCTGTATCATCGCAGGTGGTTTCACGAAGATGGGTTCTGGGTGCAGACCGG
- a CDS encoding alpha-ketoglutarate-dependent dioxygenase AlkB family protein, protein MFEGFLDQAAQRSLVEDIRRVVAHAPLFTPTTPSGKAMTVRMTSAGRVGWVTDHSGYRYEPAHPNGTAWPPIPDAVLEIWRAVGSKDRDPDSCLINFYGEDAKMGMHQDRDEGDFSWPVVSVSLGDEALFRIGNTTRGGKTESLWLRSGDVVVMGGEARLAYHGVDRVKHGSSLLLPKGGRINLTLRVVAD, encoded by the coding sequence AGGCGGCGCAACGATCCCTGGTAGAGGACATCCGCCGCGTTGTTGCGCACGCGCCCTTGTTCACGCCGACGACCCCCAGCGGAAAGGCGATGACGGTGCGCATGACGTCCGCCGGGCGTGTTGGGTGGGTCACCGATCACAGCGGCTATCGCTACGAGCCTGCGCATCCGAACGGGACCGCGTGGCCCCCGATTCCGGATGCGGTCCTGGAGATCTGGCGCGCGGTGGGGTCGAAGGATCGTGATCCCGACAGCTGTTTGATCAATTTCTACGGCGAGGACGCCAAGATGGGTATGCATCAGGACCGGGACGAGGGCGACTTCTCTTGGCCGGTTGTGTCAGTGTCTTTGGGGGATGAAGCCCTTTTTCGGATCGGGAACACCACGCGGGGCGGGAAGACCGAAAGCCTGTGGCTGCGCTCCGGCGACGTGGTGGTGATGGGCGGCGAGGCACGCCTTGCCTACCATGGGGTGGATCGGGTCAAGCACGGCTCGTCTCTGCTTTTGCCGAAAGGCGGTCGGATCAACCTGACGCTGCGCGTCGTGGCGGATTAG
- the cysQ gene encoding 3'(2'),5'-bisphosphate nucleotidase CysQ: MDYNKLATVFRTLALEAGDKIMEIYNADDFEVRSKSDDSPVTAADEAADVLISAGVRAAFPDILLVTEEQAATHSDTAGTFILVDPLDGTKEFIKRRGDFTVNIALVENGIPTRGVVYAPAKGRMFFTDAQGASVEEQGPFDREERGDTTPLRVKAPNNDALVVVASKSHRDQATDDYIAKYNTSDMTGAGSSLKFCLVAAGEADLYPRLGRTMEWDTAAGHAVLRGAGGDVVRFDDHLPLTYGKPIYENPFFIAYAPGVDLRPA; encoded by the coding sequence TTGGACTATAACAAACTGGCAACGGTGTTTCGCACCCTTGCGCTGGAGGCGGGCGACAAGATCATGGAGATCTACAACGCCGACGATTTCGAGGTCCGCTCGAAATCCGATGACAGCCCTGTCACGGCGGCTGATGAAGCGGCGGATGTCTTGATCTCGGCGGGCGTGCGCGCGGCGTTTCCCGACATTCTGCTCGTGACCGAAGAGCAAGCCGCAACTCATTCGGACACCGCGGGTACGTTCATCCTTGTCGACCCCTTGGATGGCACAAAAGAGTTCATCAAACGGCGTGGGGACTTCACGGTAAACATCGCGCTGGTAGAAAACGGCATTCCGACGCGCGGCGTTGTCTATGCGCCGGCGAAGGGGCGAATGTTTTTCACGGACGCACAAGGTGCGAGCGTCGAAGAGCAGGGTCCGTTTGACCGCGAGGAGCGGGGCGATACGACCCCACTTCGCGTGAAAGCTCCCAATAATGACGCGCTTGTGGTGGTGGCTTCCAAGTCGCACCGCGATCAGGCGACCGACGACTATATCGCAAAGTACAATACATCGGACATGACCGGCGCGGGATCGTCGCTGAAGTTCTGTCTCGTCGCGGCGGGTGAAGCGGATCTGTATCCGCGCCTTGGCAGGACGATGGAGTGGGATACCGCCGCCGGCCACGCTGTCCTGCGCGGCGCGGGCGGCGATGTGGTGCGCTTCGACGATCATTTGCCGCTAACCTATGGCAAGCCGATCTACGAAAACCCGTTCTTCATAGCCTACGCGCCCGGCGTCGATTTGAGGCCCGCGTAA
- a CDS encoding 3-deoxy-manno-octulosonate cytidylyltransferase: MSVTIVIPARYASKRYPGKPLVELTGATGEARSLIERSWRAAKAVSGVDRVYVATDDDRIKAASEAFGAEVVMTSEDCFNGTERCADALPKLPTEPEIVVNLQGDAPLTPAWFVEDLIAGLRSAPDAACATPVLRCDGKALNGFLADRKAGRVGGTTAVFGTDMSGLYFSKEVIPFTSKSYENDAPTPVFHHVGVYAYRPAALRQYTDWGVGPLEDLEGLEQLRFLENGAKILCVEVEARGRQFWELNNPEDVPKLEAMLSEMGHP, translated from the coding sequence ATGTCGGTCACGATCGTCATTCCCGCGCGCTACGCATCGAAGCGCTACCCGGGCAAACCGCTCGTTGAATTGACGGGCGCAACCGGCGAAGCGCGCAGTCTGATCGAGCGGTCCTGGCGCGCAGCAAAGGCGGTTTCGGGCGTAGATAGGGTCTATGTTGCCACTGACGATGATCGGATCAAAGCCGCGTCAGAGGCCTTCGGGGCGGAGGTCGTCATGACTTCTGAAGACTGCTTCAATGGCACCGAACGGTGCGCCGATGCCTTGCCGAAATTGCCCACAGAGCCGGAGATCGTGGTGAACCTGCAAGGCGACGCGCCACTCACCCCTGCGTGGTTTGTGGAGGACTTGATCGCGGGACTGCGCAGTGCGCCGGATGCAGCATGCGCAACCCCGGTCTTGCGCTGTGATGGCAAGGCATTGAACGGGTTCCTCGCGGACCGCAAAGCAGGGCGTGTCGGCGGCACGACCGCAGTGTTCGGGACCGATATGTCGGGGCTCTATTTCTCGAAAGAGGTGATCCCATTCACCTCCAAATCCTACGAAAATGACGCGCCCACTCCCGTGTTCCACCATGTCGGGGTCTACGCGTATCGCCCCGCAGCACTGCGCCAATACACCGATTGGGGTGTTGGCCCGCTCGAGGACTTGGAAGGATTGGAGCAGCTGCGTTTCCTTGAGAATGGCGCGAAGATCCTATGCGTCGAGGTCGAAGCACGCGGGCGTCAATTCTGGGAACTCAACAATCCCGAAGACGTCCCAAAACTGGAAGCGATGCTGTCGGAGATGGGCCATCCATGA